The sequence AATGTGCAACCAATCCGCTACCTCGGCGTGTGCAACATGCTGGCAGTTTTGCGGGAATTCGGAAAGATTTGTTATTCTGCTATGATGGAAATGTGTGTAGTATTGCGGGTATTCTGCCTTCGGTCGTTTCAACACGGCCTGATCATGTCGGTTTCATCGCTGAATAACAAGATGGGCGAAAGTACCGCTTCCGCCCATCTTGTTGGTAGGAGGTGTTGGTTAAGGCGTTAGCGTTCCTCCACCGAAGTCATCAAATGCGGCACCAGCCGTGTTGTGGAACCAGACCCCAATCCGTCCACCAGTATTGACATAACGATTTCCGGCCACCGGTCGAGTATCGGCAGCGCCTATTGACTCACAGCGTACAAAGACCTCTACCGTGCCATCGGCCTTTGCCCATGCTCCAAGTGTATCACCGGGTTGGAGCACGGCGGGGAACGTTCCTGCCGTTAGGAAACCTCGACCAGGAACGAGTGCTTCAACCACAACCTGCTGGCTAACTGCATCGTAGCTGACCAGGATAGCCCCGTTTTGACCACGGTTACCTTTCACTTTCAGCGCCAACGTGTGATGCTGACCAGAAGGGTTGATGGCCGTCAAGCGCATGAAGGCTTCTTGATCTGGACCGAAGATGGTCGGACGCCACCACGTCAGGCCGCCCTTTTCAACAGTCACGGCATTATTCACGATCCGATACTGATCACTCTGCGTCGCCCCACTCCAGTTGCGGTCCAGCCTGCCATCGGCACGGTTGAATGTATCAAGGGGAGATGTAGCCGGAAAGGGACTCACCTTGACCGTCACGGTCTGGATGGGCTCAACATTACCGGCGCTGTCGCGGGCGAAGAAATCCACTGTGTATGTACCTTCACCACTGAGCGTCAATGGCTCACTGTAAGGTTGGAAGGTGCCACCATTCACCCGGTAAGCAATTTCAACCGTTGCCGAACGATCATCGGTAGCGGTAAGAGTAATCGTTGCACTGCCGGTATAACAATTGCTCGCACACAGCGGGTTAGTCGTTCCAGTAATAGTGGCCGTTGTAGCAGGCGGCGTACCATCGAGATCGATACCAACTACAATCGGATCGTGATCAGAGTTGCGATAGAAATCAGGTGCATACAGGCCGCTAATCTGGCCCGGCGATTTGAAATTAGTGTTGTAGTCGAGCACTGGGGGTTCATCAGCGTTGATATGCCATTCAGCCACGCCGGTCACCTGCGCACTGAGACTCGCTGTTGCTAGAGCATAATCGAGATACCCCCACTGACCGTTGAAGACATACGAGTAGGCATTCGCCCCTACGAAACGCTCGATTAAGTTCTCATACCCCTGCGTTTCAAGAGCACGAATGGGATCCTCTTTCGCATAGCTATTTAGATCACCGATAATCAAGACATCGGGATCGTTCACGCCGGTTGGATCGGTTGCCAACCATGCAGCCAGTGCATTCGCAGCATTGACACGAACAATATTACAGTTGCCCTGTCCATCACCAGCATCAGGTATATCACAGGGGCTTCCTTTGCTCTTGAAATGGTTGACACTGACGACAAAACGAGCACCAGTCGCGTTGATCGCGAAGGCCTGTGCCAATGCTGCTCGATTCCGTGGTGCACTATCTCCGCCAGTAATGAACGTTGAACTATTCAACGCTGCCGTCTGCCCAATTGGGGTGACCAGGGCTGGCTGATAGATAATCCCAACCTTAATCGCATCATTGCCCAGCGCGTCAATTTGACCGGTGGCGGCATCAACATCGATAAATGCGTAGGTTCCCGGCGCTGTTGCGTTATTTAACCGGTCAACGAGATCGACAATTGCACTAGTTGGGCCATAGCCATCATTCTCTAACTCCATTAAGCCTAGCACGGCTGGATTGAGCGCAACAATTGCCGCCACCGTCTTCGCAGTCTGCCGCGCAAATTCAGTGGCATTCTCGGCGCCGCGACAATTGGTTGGCCCACCAGTTAAACCATTTGTACAGCCACTGAAGGTGTTAAAGTAGTTGAGCAGGTTCATACCAACTACGGTTATGTTTCCACCGACATCAGGTGATGCAGTTGGTCGGGGATTTTCTGCTACAAAATTTGGTACCCCACCACCCGGATGCAGATCGCTTAAATCACCGACCGGACGCACACGATAGGCATTCCCACTCGCTGCATTCCCTGACCAGGTGTATGTCATGACGCCAATCAAACCGGTAACACTATCACCTCCACGCAGGGTATTAGTAGCGCTCAACGGATTACCGCCGCGGCCAAACAAGATCGGGTCGGGGTTCTGATTTTGCAAGTTATCATCAACAATAATCCGGTTGAGATCATTGGCCGCCTGTAACGCCTGCGCCAACGGACCCGGTGGGTAGAGACTGGTCGGTTGATAGAGGCGATCTTCAGCCGACATCACCACTTGCCCAAAGCGACCGAGCTGGAAGTGTTCAGTCACTACCAACTTCATTGGAAAGCGCACAAGCATCCCTTCAAAGCGCTCAAGATAGTCGGCAGAAGGGAAGGGCATGACTACATCAGTAGGATCAACAGTATCGTTCCCAATCACTGTGATCTGAACTGCACTGATCTGGGTCTGACCTTGGAATTCGCTTACCGTTCCACGTACCTGAACTAGATTACCCAGGCTAACGTTGTTGTTGTTCCCGTTAAAGATGAAGATACCCTCTGAGGTCAGCGGATCAGCATCCTGATCGGCAGCCTCCTCTTGCACATAGAACCCACGGAGATTAGGTGAAGGGCCTTCAAAATCGCCAATTACTACACCTGCGATTAGTACCTCTTCGCCAACGCAGGGTGACGTGTCGGTCGTGCCCTGAATCTGGTGGATCGGCGTACTATTCGGTATATCAGGACAATTGCCCATCATTGGTGGAGGTGGGGGTGGTGTACTGCATGGGCTCTTGGGACTGTTGGTATTGCGTGGGTTTGGCGAGCCAGCACTAAAATCACTTGCGTTGTTATCGGTATCGATACAACCATTCCCATTGCGGAATGCTGCCGTCGTATTACTGAGCGTCGGTGCAGGTGCACCCTCAAAGAAATTGGCATTTCCATAGCCAACCAGATCAATAATCAACGCCTGCTGCGCCGGAGAGCACGGTGTCGAACCACCGTTGCACGCCAGGCCGTTGGTACTGTTCACCAGGGCAAACTTGCCGGCCGAGGCGCTGGCATTGATAGCACCACTTGCATCAGGTGCTGGCAACGGACTTCCGGTAGTCCCACCGGCTAACTGCACCAGATAATATTGACCAGGCTCCAATGAGCCACTCAGCAGCACAATCGGATTGCTACCAAAATTACCTGTTCCGGTAGCACTGGCATACTGAATTGACAATCCGTTCAAACTGACGGTTGTCGGCCCCCGATTAAAGATCTCGACAAAATCGTTTGTATACGGTGCACCGCTGTTTCCACCACCGCCATACACCTGACTGATTACCAGGTCTGCACTGATGGCCCGCACAATCGGTACTGCGGACGCAAACGGTACCAGGATGCACGCAACAACGAGCAACACACTTACCCAGTGACGTATCCAACTGAACGTCCCATGCATACTTCACCTCATCAGTTTACAAATACGTGTTTGCCAACCAGCAACAGTACCCTACGGTTAGAGAGGAAAGTAGAAGCAAGATGAACCGCAATATTGAGTGGTCGGGCGTTGTTCATCATAAAAGGGGATTTTGAAATCGATGTTAAGCGGAGGATATAAAACACATCAATTTGATGACAGTTTTTTCATCAAGAAAATAAAAATTTTGTTAACCGATTATAGAGGCGACCAGAGCTTTTCAAGAGTTTTTCCCAAGCTGGTAATGGCGATGTAGGAGAGGAAATAGTGGTTCATGCCCTATGGGGCGCAACGAACAATGAATATAGCGATGGG comes from Chloroflexus sp. Y-396-1 and encodes:
- a CDS encoding ExeM/NucH family extracellular endonuclease encodes the protein MHGTFSWIRHWVSVLLVVACILVPFASAVPIVRAISADLVISQVYGGGGNSGAPYTNDFVEIFNRGPTTVSLNGLSIQYASATGTGNFGSNPIVLLSGSLEPGQYYLVQLAGGTTGSPLPAPDASGAINASASAGKFALVNSTNGLACNGGSTPCSPAQQALIIDLVGYGNANFFEGAPAPTLSNTTAAFRNGNGCIDTDNNASDFSAGSPNPRNTNSPKSPCSTPPPPPPMMGNCPDIPNSTPIHQIQGTTDTSPCVGEEVLIAGVVIGDFEGPSPNLRGFYVQEEAADQDADPLTSEGIFIFNGNNNNVSLGNLVQVRGTVSEFQGQTQISAVQITVIGNDTVDPTDVVMPFPSADYLERFEGMLVRFPMKLVVTEHFQLGRFGQVVMSAEDRLYQPTSLYPPGPLAQALQAANDLNRIIVDDNLQNQNPDPILFGRGGNPLSATNTLRGGDSVTGLIGVMTYTWSGNAASGNAYRVRPVGDLSDLHPGGGVPNFVAENPRPTASPDVGGNITVVGMNLLNYFNTFSGCTNGLTGGPTNCRGAENATEFARQTAKTVAAIVALNPAVLGLMELENDGYGPTSAIVDLVDRLNNATAPGTYAFIDVDAATGQIDALGNDAIKVGIIYQPALVTPIGQTAALNSSTFITGGDSAPRNRAALAQAFAINATGARFVVSVNHFKSKGSPCDIPDAGDGQGNCNIVRVNAANALAAWLATDPTGVNDPDVLIIGDLNSYAKEDPIRALETQGYENLIERFVGANAYSYVFNGQWGYLDYALATASLSAQVTGVAEWHINADEPPVLDYNTNFKSPGQISGLYAPDFYRNSDHDPIVVGIDLDGTPPATTATITGTTNPLCASNCYTGSATITLTATDDRSATVEIAYRVNGGTFQPYSEPLTLSGEGTYTVDFFARDSAGNVEPIQTVTVKVSPFPATSPLDTFNRADGRLDRNWSGATQSDQYRIVNNAVTVEKGGLTWWRPTIFGPDQEAFMRLTAINPSGQHHTLALKVKGNRGQNGAILVSYDAVSQQVVVEALVPGRGFLTAGTFPAVLQPGDTLGAWAKADGTVEVFVRCESIGAADTRPVAGNRYVNTGGRIGVWFHNTAGAAFDDFGGGTLTP